In one window of Escherichia coli DSM 30083 = JCM 1649 = ATCC 11775 DNA:
- the agaD gene encoding PTS galactosamine transporter subunit IID, whose protein sequence is MGSEISKKDITRLGFRSSLLQASFNYERMQAGGFTWAMLPILKKIYKDDKPGLSAAMKDNLEFINTHPNLVGFLMGLLISMEEKGENRDTIKGLKVALFGPIAGIGDAIFWFTLLPIMAGICSSFASQGNLLGPILFFAVYLLIFFLRVGWTHVGYSVGVKAIDKVRENSQMIARSATILGITVIGGLIASYVHINVVTSFAIDSTHSVALQQDFFDKVFPNILPMAYTLLMYYFLRVKKAHPVLLIGVTFVLSIVCSAFGIL, encoded by the coding sequence ATGGGATCTGAAATCAGTAAAAAAGATATCACCCGTCTGGGCTTTCGTTCGTCACTGCTACAAGCAAGCTTTAACTACGAAAGGATGCAGGCGGGCGGTTTTACCTGGGCGATGTTGCCGATCCTGAAAAAGATTTATAAGGACGACAAACCGGGCCTAAGCGCGGCGATGAAAGATAACCTCGAATTTATTAATACCCACCCTAATCTGGTCGGATTCCTGATGGGGTTATTAATTTCGATGGAAGAAAAAGGAGAAAACCGCGACACCATTAAAGGCCTCAAAGTGGCGCTGTTTGGCCCAATCGCCGGGATTGGCGATGCGATTTTCTGGTTTACCTTGTTGCCAATTATGGCGGGGATTTGCTCATCGTTTGCCAGTCAGGGGAACCTGTTGGGACCGATTTTGTTTTTCGCCGTTTACCTGCTTATCTTTTTCCTGCGCGTCGGCTGGACCCACGTCGGTTATTCAGTCGGCGTGAAGGCTATCGATAAAGTGCGAGAGAACTCGCAGATGATTGCTCGTTCGGCAACTATCCTCGGGATCACAGTAATCGGCGGGCTGATCGCTTCGTATGTGCATATTAACGTGGTGACGTCGTTTGCCATCGACAGTACCCACAGCGTCGCACTGCAACAGGATTTCTTCGATAAAGTCTTCCCGAATATTTTACCGATGGCCTACACCCTGCTGATGTATTACTTCCTGCGGGTGAAAAAAGCGCATCCGGTGCTGTTAATCGGCGTGACGTTTGTTCTTTCTATTGTTTGTTCTGCATTCGGCATTTTGTAA
- the agaC gene encoding PTS galactosamine transporter subunit IIC: MHEITLLQGLSLAALVFFLGIDFWLEALFLFRPIIVCTLTGAILGDIQTGLITGGLTELAFAGLTPAGGVQPPNPIMAGLMTTVIAWSTGVDAKTAIGLGLPFSLLMQYVILFFYSAFSLFMTKADKCAKEADTAAFSRLNWATMLIVASAYAVIAFLCTYLAQGAMQALVKAMPAWLTHGFEVAGGILPAVGFGLLLRVMFKAQYIPYLIAGFLFVCYIQVSNLLPVAVLGAGFAVYEFFNAKSRQQAQPQPVASKNEEEDYSNGI, encoded by the coding sequence ATGCATGAAATAACCCTACTCCAGGGATTATCCCTGGCGGCGTTAGTTTTCTTTCTGGGGATTGATTTTTGGCTGGAAGCCTTATTTTTATTCCGCCCGATAATCGTTTGTACCCTTACAGGTGCTATTCTCGGTGATATTCAGACTGGCTTAATTACCGGTGGCCTGACAGAGTTGGCTTTCGCCGGATTAACCCCTGCAGGTGGTGTTCAGCCGCCCAACCCTATTATGGCGGGTCTGATGACCACTGTCATTGCATGGTCTACGGGCGTTGATGCCAAAACGGCAATTGGTCTTGGCCTGCCGTTTAGTTTGTTAATGCAGTACGTCATTCTGTTCTTCTATTCCGCTTTCTCATTATTTATGACCAAAGCCGATAAATGCGCAAAAGAGGCGGATACGGCAGCATTTTCCCGACTTAACTGGGCAACGATGCTCATCGTCGCTTCAGCGTATGCGGTGATTGCTTTCCTCTGTACTTACCTGGCACAAGGGGCGATGCAGGCGCTGGTGAAAGCGATGCCCGCCTGGCTGACCCACGGCTTTGAAGTGGCTGGCGGTATTCTGCCTGCCGTTGGTTTTGGCTTGCTGCTGCGCGTGATGTTCAAAGCACAATATATCCCTTACCTGATCGCCGGTTTCCTGTTTGTTTGCTACATCCAGGTCAGCAACCTGTTGCCGGTTGCCGTACTGGGCGCAGGCTTTGCGGTGTATGAGTTTTTCAATGCGAAATCCCGGCAGCAAGCGCAACCGCAGCCCGTTGCCAGTAAAAATGAAGAAGAGGACTACAGCAATGGGATCTGA
- the agaB gene encoding PTS galactosamine transporter subunit IIB, with the protein MSSPNILLTRIDNRLVHGQVGVTWTSTIGANLLVVVDDVVANDDIQQKLMGITAETYGFGIRFFTIEKTINVIGKAAPHQKIFLICRTPQTVRKLVEGGIDLKDVNVGNMHFSEGKKQISSKVYVDDQDLTDLRFIKQRGVNVFIQDVPGDQKEQIPD; encoded by the coding sequence ATGAGCAGTCCAAATATTCTCTTAACCCGTATTGATAACCGTCTGGTTCACGGTCAGGTTGGCGTGACCTGGACATCCACCATCGGTGCGAATCTGTTAGTAGTCGTGGATGATGTTGTCGCTAACGATGATATTCAACAGAAATTAATGGGTATTACCGCAGAAACCTACGGCTTTGGCATTCGTTTCTTTACTATCGAAAAAACCATTAACGTCATCGGCAAAGCTGCACCACATCAGAAGATCTTCCTGATTTGCCGTACGCCACAAACGGTACGTAAATTGGTAGAAGGTGGTATTGACCTGAAAGATGTCAACGTCGGCAATATGCATTTCTCGGAAGGGAAAAAGCAAATCAGCAGTAAAGTTTATGTCGATGACCAGGATCTCACGGATTTACGTTTTATTAAACAACGTGGCGTAAATGTTTTCATTCAGGACGTCCCTGGCGATCAAAAAGAACAAATCCCTGACTAA
- the kbaY gene encoding tagatose-bisphosphate aldolase subunit KbaY, protein MSIISTKYLLQDAQANGYAVPAFNIHNAETIQAILEVCSEMRSPVILAGTPGTFKHIALEEIYALCSAYSTTYNMPLALHLDHHESLDDIRRKVHAGVRSAMIDGSHFPFAENVKLVKSVVDFCHSQDCSVEAELGRLGGVEDDMSVDAESAFLTDPQEAKRFVELTGVDSLAVAIGTAHGLYSKTPKIDFQRLAEIREVVDVPLVLHGASDVPDEFVRRTIELGVTKVNVATELKIAFAGAVKAWFAENPQGNDPRYYMRVGMDAMKEVVRNKINVCGSANRISA, encoded by the coding sequence ATGAGCATTATCTCCACCAAATATCTGTTACAGGACGCCCAAGCCAATGGCTACGCGGTGCCTGCCTTTAACATTCATAACGCCGAGACGATCCAGGCGATCCTCGAAGTGTGCAGTGAAATGCGATCGCCGGTGATCCTCGCCGGGACGCCGGGGACCTTTAAGCATATCGCGCTGGAAGAGATCTACGCCCTGTGTAGCGCCTATTCCACGACCTATAACATGCCGCTGGCACTGCATCTCGATCACCACGAATCGCTGGATGATATTCGCCGTAAAGTCCACGCAGGCGTGCGCAGCGCGATGATCGACGGCAGTCATTTCCCGTTTGCCGAGAACGTGAAGCTGGTGAAATCGGTTGTCGACTTCTGCCACTCCCAGGATTGCAGCGTGGAAGCAGAACTGGGCCGCCTCGGCGGTGTTGAAGATGACATGAGCGTTGACGCCGAAAGTGCATTCCTGACCGATCCACAAGAAGCTAAACGCTTTGTCGAACTGACTGGCGTCGACAGCCTGGCGGTAGCGATTGGTACGGCGCACGGCTTATACAGCAAAACGCCGAAGATTGATTTCCAGCGGCTGGCGGAAATTCGTGAAGTGGTGGATGTTCCTCTGGTGCTGCATGGTGCCAGCGATGTCCCGGATGAATTTGTCCGTCGCACTATTGAACTTGGCGTAACAAAAGTGAACGTTGCCACAGAATTAAAAATAGCCTTCGCTGGCGCGGTTAAAGCCTGGTTTGCGGAAAATCCTCAGGGTAATGATCCTCGTTATTATATGCGCGTCGGAATGGATGCGATGAAAGAAGTTGTCAGAAATAAAATTAATGTCTGTGGTTCAGCGAATCGAATTTCAGCATAA
- the agaS gene encoding AgaS family sugar isomerase: protein MPENYTPAAAATGTWTEEEIRHQPRAWIRSLTNIDALRSALNNFLEPLLRKENLRIILTGAGTSAFIGDIIAPWLASHTGKNFSAVPTTDLVTNPMDYLNPAHPLLLISFGRSGNSPESVAAVELANQFVPECYHLPITCNEAGALYQNAINSDNAFALLMPAETHDRGFAMTSSITTMMASCLAVFAPETINSQTFRDVADRCQAILTSLGDFSEGVFGYAPWKRIVYLGSGGLQGAARESALKVLELTAGKLAAFYDSPTGFRHGPKSLVDNETLVVVFVSSHPYTRQYDLDLLAELRRDNQAMRVIAIAAESNDVIAAGPHIILPPSRHFIDVEQAFCFLMYAQTFALMQSLHMGNTPDTPSASGTVNRVVQGVIIHPWQA from the coding sequence ATGCCAGAAAATTACACCCCTGCTGCTGCCGCAACCGGTACATGGACTGAAGAAGAGATCCGCCATCAGCCTCGCGCATGGATCCGTTCACTCACCAACATCGACGCGCTACGTTCCGCGCTCAATAACTTCCTTGAACCGTTACTGCGCAAAGAGAATCTGCGGATCATCCTGACCGGAGCCGGAACCTCGGCATTTATCGGTGACATCATCGCGCCGTGGCTCGCCAGCCATACCGGTAAAAACTTCAGCGCCGTACCGACCACCGATCTGGTCACTAATCCGATGGACTACCTGAATCCAGCTCATCCGCTGCTGTTGATCTCCTTCGGTCGATCCGGCAACAGCCCGGAAAGCGTCGCCGCCGTGGAACTGGCAAATCAATTTGTACCAGAATGCTATCACCTGCCGATCACCTGCAACGAAGCGGGCGCTCTTTACCAAAACGCGATCAACAGCGACAACGCGTTTGCCCTGCTGATGCCCGCAGAAACGCACGATCGCGGCTTCGCGATGACCAGCAGCATTACCACCATGATGGCCAGCTGCCTCGCGGTTTTCGCACCTGAGACGATCAACAGCCAAACCTTCCGCGATGTGGCGGATCGTTGCCAGGCGATCCTGACCTCACTGGGCGATTTCAGCGAAGGTGTGTTTGGTTACGCACCGTGGAAACGGATCGTTTATCTCGGCAGCGGTGGCTTACAGGGCGCAGCACGCGAGTCGGCGCTGAAAGTGCTGGAACTGACAGCGGGTAAACTGGCGGCCTTCTATGATTCCCCGACCGGATTCCGTCATGGCCCGAAATCGCTGGTCGATAACGAAACGCTGGTGGTGGTGTTTGTCTCCAGCCACCCTTACACCCGTCAGTATGATCTTGATCTGCTGGCAGAACTCCGCCGCGATAACCAGGCAATGCGCGTAATCGCCATCGCCGCGGAAAGCAACGACGTTATTGCCGCCGGTCCACATATCATCCTGCCGCCGTCCCGTCACTTTATCGACGTTGAGCAGGCATTTTGCTTCCTGATGTACGCCCAGACATTTGCACTGATGCAGTCGCTGCACATGGGTAATACGCCGGATACCCCATCAGCCAGTGGCACCGTTAACCGCGTGGTGCAAGGCGTAATCATTCATCCGTGGCAGGCATAA
- the nagA gene encoding N-acetylglucosamine-6-phosphate deacetylase, translated as MTHVLRARRLLTEEGWLDDHQLRIADGVIAAIEPIPVGVTERDAELLCPAYIDTHVHGGAGVDVMDDAPDVLDKLAMHKAREGVGSWLPTTVTAPLNTIHAALERIAQRCQRGGPGAQVLGSYLEGPYFTPQNKGAHPPELFRELEIAELDQLIAVSQHTLRVVALAPEKEGALQAIRHLKQQNVRVMLGHSAATWQQTRAAFDAGADGLVHCYNGMTGLHHREPGMVGAGLTDKRAWLELIADGHHVHPAAMSLCCCCAKERIVLITDAMQAAGMPDGHYTLCGEEVQMRGGVVRTASGGLAGSTLSVDAAVRNMVELTGVTPAEAIHMASLHPARMLGVDGVLGSLKPGKRASVVALDSGLHVQQIWIQGQLASF; from the coding sequence ATGACACACGTTCTGCGCGCCAGAAGGCTGCTGACTGAAGAGGGATGGCTCGATGACCATCAGTTGCGTATTGCTGACGGTGTAATCGCAGCAATCGAACCGATTCCAGTGGGCGTGACTGAACGCGATGCGGAACTGCTCTGTCCCGCTTACATCGACACCCATGTACACGGTGGTGCGGGCGTTGATGTAATGGATGACGCGCCGGATGTGCTCGACAAGCTGGCAATGCACAAAGCACGCGAAGGTGTCGGCAGTTGGTTACCGACCACCGTAACCGCGCCGCTTAATACCATTCATGCGGCGCTGGAACGTATTGCTCAACGTTGCCAACGCGGCGGACCTGGTGCGCAAGTGCTGGGGAGTTATCTCGAAGGACCGTACTTCACGCCGCAGAATAAAGGCGCGCATCCACCGGAGCTGTTCCGCGAGCTGGAAATTGCCGAGCTGGATCAATTGATTGCCGTTTCTCAGCATACCTTGCGCGTGGTGGCGCTGGCACCGGAAAAAGAAGGGGCATTGCAGGCCATCCGCCATCTTAAACAGCAAAACGTACGGGTGATGCTGGGGCATAGCGCGGCGACCTGGCAACAAACCCGTGCCGCGTTTGATGCTGGTGCCGACGGCCTGGTGCATTGCTATAACGGGATGACAGGTTTACATCACCGCGAACCGGGAATGGTTGGCGCGGGATTAACAGACAAGCGCGCCTGGCTGGAACTGATAGCCGATGGTCATCATGTACATCCGGCGGCAATGTCGCTCTGTTGTTGCTGTGCGAAAGAGAGGATCGTACTGATCACCGACGCGATGCAGGCAGCCGGGATGCCGGATGGTCACTATACGTTATGTGGTGAAGAAGTGCAGATGCGCGGTGGCGTTGTCCGTACCGCGTCCGGTGGGCTGGCGGGCAGTACGCTGTCTGTCGATGCGGCAGTGCGCAACATGGTCGAGTTGACGGGCGTAACGCCTGCGGAAGCCATCCATATGGCGTCGCTGCATCCGGCGCGAATGCTGGGTGTTGATGGTGTTCTGGGATCGCTTAAACCGGGCAAACGCGCCAGCGTCGTTGCGCTGGATAGCGGGCTGCATGTGCAACAAATCTGGATTCAGGGTCAATTAGCTTCGTTTTGA
- the agaF gene encoding PTS galactosamine/N-acetylgalactosamine transporter subunit IIA, with amino-acid sequence MLSIILTGHGGFASGMEKAMKQILGEQSQFIAIDFPETSSTALLTSQLEEAIAQLDCEDGIVFLTDLLGGTPFRVASTLAMQKPGCEVITGTNLQLLLEMVLEREGLSGEEFRVQALECGHRGLTSLVDELGRCHEECPVEEGI; translated from the coding sequence ATGTTAAGTATTATTTTGACAGGGCATGGCGGATTTGCCAGCGGCATGGAAAAAGCAATGAAGCAAATTCTCGGTGAGCAATCGCAGTTTATCGCCATCGATTTTCCGGAAACCTCAAGCACCGCGCTGCTTACATCGCAGCTTGAAGAGGCCATCGCCCAACTGGATTGTGAAGACGGCATTGTTTTTCTGACGGATTTGCTGGGCGGCACGCCGTTTCGCGTAGCTTCAACGCTGGCGATGCAAAAACCGGGCTGTGAAGTGATCACCGGCACCAATTTGCAACTGCTACTGGAAATGGTGCTGGAGCGCGAAGGGTTAAGCGGTGAAGAGTTCCGTGTGCAGGCGCTGGAGTGTGGACACCGTGGGCTGACCAGTCTGGTGGACGAGTTAGGCCGCTGCCATGAAGAATGTCCGGTCGAGGAAGGAATATGA
- the agaE gene encoding PTS N-acetylgalactosamine transporter subunit IID, whose amino-acid sequence MASNQTTLPNVSENEETLLTGVNENVYEDQSIGAELTKKDINRVAWRSMLLQASFNYERMQASGWLYGLLPALKKIHTNKRDLARAMKGHMGFFNTHPFLVTFVIGIILAMERSKQDVNSIQSTKIAVGAPLGGIGDAMFWLTLLPICGGIGASLALQGSILGAVVFIVLFNVVHLGLRFGLAHYAYRMGVAAIPLIKANTKKVGHAASIVGMTVIGALVATYVRLSTTLEITAGDAVVKLQADVIDKLMPAFLPLVYTLTMFWLVRRGWSPLRLIAITVVLGIVGKFCHFL is encoded by the coding sequence ATGGCATCTAATCAAACCACCCTGCCGAACGTCAGTGAAAACGAAGAAACACTGCTGACTGGCGTCAATGAAAACGTGTATGAAGATCAGAGCATTGGCGCAGAGCTGACGAAAAAAGATATCAACCGCGTCGCCTGGCGTTCCATGCTGTTACAGGCTTCTTTCAACTACGAACGTATGCAGGCTTCCGGCTGGCTGTACGGCCTGCTGCCAGCACTGAAAAAGATCCACACTAATAAACGCGACCTGGCGCGCGCCATGAAGGGGCATATGGGTTTCTTCAATACCCATCCGTTTCTGGTGACGTTTGTTATCGGCATTATCCTTGCGATGGAGCGTTCTAAGCAGGACGTTAACAGTATTCAGAGCACCAAAATTGCCGTCGGTGCGCCGCTCGGCGGGATTGGCGATGCGATGTTCTGGCTAACGCTACTGCCGATTTGTGGCGGGATAGGTGCAAGCCTCGCGCTACAAGGCTCTATTCTTGGCGCTGTCGTCTTTATTGTGCTGTTCAACGTGGTGCACCTGGGGCTGCGTTTTGGTCTGGCGCATTATGCTTACCGCATGGGCGTGGCGGCGATTCCACTCATTAAAGCAAATACCAAAAAAGTCGGCCATGCGGCATCTATCGTTGGGATGACGGTAATCGGCGCGCTGGTGGCAACCTATGTTCGTTTAAGCACCACGCTGGAAATCACCGCGGGCGACGCAGTGGTTAAGTTACAGGCTGATGTTATCGACAAACTGATGCCAGCCTTCTTACCGCTGGTCTACACCCTGACCATGTTCTGGCTGGTACGCCGCGGCTGGAGTCCGCTGCGCCTGATTGCGATTACCGTGGTTCTCGGCATCGTCGGTAAATTCTGCCATTTCCTTTAA
- the agaW gene encoding PTS N-acetylgalactosamine transporter subunit IIC codes for MEISLLQAFALGIIAFIAGLDMFNGLTHMHRPVVLGPLVGLVLGDLHTGILTGGTLELVWMGLAPLAGAQPPNVIIGTIVGTAFAITTGVKPDVAVGVAVPFAVAVQMGITFLFSVMSGVMSRCDRMAENADTRGIERVNYLALLALGTFYFLCAFLPIYFGAEHAKTIIDVLPQRLIDGLGVAGGIMPAIGFAVLLKIMMKNVYIPYFILGFVAAAWLKLPVLAIAAAALAMALIDLLRKSPEPTQPAAQKEEFEDGI; via the coding sequence ATGGAAATCAGTCTGTTGCAGGCATTCGCGTTGGGCATTATCGCCTTTATCGCTGGCCTGGATATGTTTAACGGCTTAACCCATATGCACCGCCCGGTGGTTCTCGGCCCGTTGGTCGGGCTGGTACTTGGCGATCTGCATACCGGTATTTTAACCGGCGGTACGCTGGAACTGGTGTGGATGGGGCTGGCCCCTCTGGCGGGCGCACAGCCGCCTAACGTGATTATCGGTACTATCGTCGGCACGGCGTTTGCCATTACTACTGGCGTGAAACCCGATGTCGCGGTCGGTGTCGCCGTACCTTTCGCTGTCGCAGTACAGATGGGGATTACCTTCCTGTTCTCGGTGATGTCCGGCGTGATGTCCCGATGCGACCGGATGGCGGAGAACGCCGATACTCGCGGCATTGAACGCGTGAACTATCTGGCACTGCTGGCACTCGGCACGTTCTATTTTCTCTGCGCTTTCCTGCCTATCTACTTCGGCGCGGAACATGCAAAAACCATCATTGATGTCCTGCCGCAACGATTAATCGACGGCCTCGGCGTCGCGGGCGGCATCATGCCAGCAATCGGTTTTGCCGTGCTGCTGAAAATCATGATGAAAAACGTCTACATCCCCTACTTCATCCTGGGCTTTGTTGCCGCAGCCTGGCTCAAGTTACCGGTGCTGGCTATTGCTGCCGCCGCGCTGGCGATGGCGCTGATCGACCTGCTGCGTAAATCTCCTGAACCGACTCAACCTGCGGCACAGAAAGAGGAATTTGAAGATGGCATCTAA
- the agaV gene encoding PTS N-acetylgalactosamine transporter subunit IIB, which translates to MPNIVLSRIDERLIHGQVGVQWVGFAGANLVLVANDEVAEDLVQQNLMEMVLAEGIAVRFWTLQKVIDNIHRAADRQKILLVCKTPADFLTLVKGGVPVNRINVGNMHYANGKQQIAKTVSVDAGDIAAFNDLKAAGVECFVQGVPTEPAVDLFKLL; encoded by the coding sequence ATGCCAAATATTGTTTTAAGTCGGATTGATGAACGCTTGATTCACGGTCAGGTCGGCGTTCAGTGGGTCGGATTTGCGGGGGCAAATCTGGTGCTGGTAGCCAACGACGAGGTTGCCGAAGATCTGGTACAACAAAACCTGATGGAAATGGTACTGGCAGAAGGGATCGCCGTACGTTTCTGGACGTTGCAAAAAGTCATCGATAACATTCATCGCGCCGCCGATCGACAGAAAATCCTGCTGGTTTGTAAAACACCGGCCGATTTCCTGACGCTGGTGAAAGGTGGCGTTCCGGTGAATCGCATTAACGTTGGCAATATGCACTACGCCAATGGCAAGCAACAAATCGCCAAAACGGTTTCTGTGGATGCGGGTGATATCGCAGCATTTAACGACCTGAAAGCCGCTGGGGTGGAATGCTTCGTTCAGGGCGTCCCGACAGAGCCTGCAGTGGACCTCTTTAAATTACTTTGA
- the kbaZ gene encoding tagatose-bisphosphate aldolase subunit KbaZ, whose amino-acid sequence MKHLTEMVRQHKAGKTNGIYAVCSAHPLVLEAAIRYASANQTPLLIEATSNQVDQFGGYTGMTPADFRGFVCQLADSLNFPQDALILGGDHLGPNRWQNLPAAQAMANADDLIKSYVAAGFKKIHLDCSMSCQDDPIPLTDDIVAERAARLAKVAEETCREHFGEADLEYVIGTEVPVPGGAHETLSELAVTTPDAARATLEAHRHAFEKQGLNAIWPRIIALVVQPGVEFDHTNVIDYQPAKAAALSQMVENYETLIFEAHSTDYQTPQSLRQLVIDHFAILKVGPALTFALREALFSLAAIEEELVPAKACSGLRQVLENVMLDRPEYWQSHYHGDGNARRLARGYSYSDRVRYYWPDSQIDDAFAHLVRNLADSPIPLPLISQYLPLQYVKVRSGELQPTPRELIINHIQDILAQYHTACEGQ is encoded by the coding sequence GTGAAACATCTGACAGAAATGGTGAGACAGCACAAAGCGGGCAAAACAAATGGGATTTATGCCGTTTGTTCCGCACATCCGCTGGTGCTGGAAGCTGCAATCCGCTACGCCAGTGCAAACCAAACGCCGTTACTGATTGAAGCAACCTCCAATCAGGTGGACCAGTTCGGCGGTTATACCGGAATGACGCCCGCCGATTTTCGCGGCTTTGTTTGTCAGCTCGCCGACTCGTTGAATTTCCCGCAGGATGCGCTGATTCTGGGTGGTGACCATCTGGGGCCAAACCGCTGGCAAAACCTGCCTGCCGCTCAGGCAATGGCCAATGCCGATGATTTGATTAAAAGCTACGTGGCGGCAGGATTCAAAAAAATTCACCTTGATTGCAGCATGTCCTGTCAGGACGATCCGATTCCCTTAACTGATGACATCGTGGCTGAACGCGCCGCCCGTCTGGCGAAAGTGGCGGAAGAAACCTGTCGTGAACACTTTGGCGAAGCCGATCTGGAGTATGTCATTGGTACCGAAGTGCCGGTACCTGGCGGCGCGCATGAAACCTTAAGCGAGCTGGCGGTCACCACGCCGGATGCCGCCCGCGCCACGCTGGAAGCCCATCGTCACGCCTTTGAAAAGCAGGGTCTGAATGCCATCTGGCCACGCATCATTGCCCTGGTGGTTCAACCCGGCGTCGAATTCGATCACACCAACGTTATTGATTATCAGCCAGCCAAAGCCGCTGCCTTAAGCCAGATGGTCGAAAACTACGAAACGCTGATTTTCGAAGCGCACTCTACCGATTATCAAACGCCGCAATCGCTGCGCCAGCTGGTGATTGACCACTTTGCCATTCTGAAAGTTGGCCCGGCGCTGACCTTCGCCCTGCGTGAAGCTCTGTTCTCTCTGGCGGCGATTGAAGAAGAACTGGTGCCAGCAAAAGCCTGTTCTGGTCTGCGTCAGGTGCTGGAAAACGTGATGCTCGACCGCCCGGAATACTGGCAAAGCCACTACCACGGTGACGGCAACGCGCGTCGTCTGGCGCGTGGTTATAGCTACTCGGATCGCGTGCGCTATTACTGGCCGGACAGCCAGATTGATGACGCTTTCGCTCATCTGGTTCGTAATCTGGCGGATTCACCAATTCCGCTGCCGCTGATCAGTCAGTATCTGCCGCTGCAGTACGTGAAAGTTCGCTCCGGCGAGCTGCAGCCAACGCCACGGGAACTCATTATCAACCATATTCAGGACATCCTGGCGCAGTACCACACAGCCTGTGAAGGCCAATAA
- the agaR gene encoding aga operon transcriptional regulator AgaR — protein sequence MSNTDASGEKRVTGTSERREQIIQRLRQQGSVQVNDLSALYGVSTVTIRNDLAFLEKQGIAVRAYGGALICDSTTPSVEPSVEDKSALNTAMKRSVAKAAVELIQPGHRVILDSGTTTFEIARLMRKHTDVIAMTNGMNVANALLEAEGVELLMTGGHLRRQSQSFYGDQAEQSLQNYHFDMLFLGVDAIDLERGVSTHNEDEARLNRRMCEVAERIIVVTDSSKFNRSSLHKIIDTQRIDMIIVDEGIPSDSLEGLRKAGVEVILVGDHASSL from the coding sequence ATGAGTAATACCGACGCTTCAGGTGAGAAGCGAGTGACAGGCACCAGTGAGCGACGAGAGCAGATCATTCAACGCCTGCGCCAGCAAGGAAGTGTGCAAGTTAATGATCTATCGGCGTTGTATGGTGTATCTACTGTGACGATCCGCAACGATCTGGCGTTTCTGGAAAAGCAGGGGATCGCTGTGCGTGCCTATGGTGGCGCGTTGATCTGCGATAGCACAACGCCGTCAGTCGAGCCATCAGTGGAAGATAAAAGCGCGCTGAACACCGCGATGAAACGCAGCGTTGCGAAAGCTGCCGTTGAGTTGATTCAGCCTGGTCATCGGGTGATCCTCGACTCCGGGACCACCACTTTTGAGATTGCTCGTCTGATGCGCAAGCACACCGACGTAATTGCGATGACCAACGGTATGAACGTGGCTAATGCGTTGCTGGAAGCGGAAGGCGTTGAGCTGCTGATGACCGGGGGGCATTTGCGCCGTCAGTCGCAATCTTTTTACGGTGATCAGGCTGAGCAATCGCTGCAAAATTACCACTTCGATATGCTGTTTCTTGGTGTAGATGCGATCGATCTGGAGCGCGGCGTCAGCACGCATAATGAAGATGAAGCCCGTTTAAACCGTCGGATGTGCGAAGTTGCGGAACGGATCATCGTGGTCACCGATTCCAGTAAGTTCAATCGTTCTAGTTTACATAAGATCATTGATACTCAACGTATCGACATGATCATTGTTGATGAAGGCATTCCTTCGGATAGTCTGGAAGGACTGAGAAAGGCTGGGGTTGAAGTGATTCTGGTCGGGGATCACGCGTCTTCGCTGTGA